A stretch of Acropora palmata chromosome 9, jaAcrPala1.3, whole genome shotgun sequence DNA encodes these proteins:
- the LOC141891718 gene encoding monocarboxylate transporter 10-like: MDFLVGGMITSSGLIYAALLAESKKSRAETAWVSSLGLSTCYLFFPMGAVLSQRYGCWVVALVGNITCSVGLLCSSFVKRLPLLYLTYGTVWGIGASFMYFASLLILTKHFKARLAFANGISLGQQQQMQLCLETFQLGKKPTTTNNLFSLPYKVRLAEDIGIDKTRASFLLTFATVGSGLGRVTFGRISDVQRLNRVYIAQVAFLVVGLSNFVFPMTESYVVSAGDAFIFGFFGASYLVLNPVIVYDILGPDKVSSGLGLIFFAMAISGTVGPLIAGWIFDWLQSYAIAFYTLGATTCVSSILIIFVTILMRRKSAFDIPVAERKIQLKDENNIPITTIAFKSLIQ, encoded by the exons ATGGACTTTCTCGTCGGAGGGATGATAACAAGTTCTGGACTGATTTATGCCGCTTTACTTGCTGAATCCAAAAAATCAAGAGCTGAAACTG CTTGGGTGAGTTCGCTTGGTCTGTCCacttgttatttgtttttcccGATGGGCGCTGTCCTTAGTCAACGTTATGGATGCTGGGTGGTTGCTTTAGTTGGTAACATAACCTGTTCTGTTGGCTTACTTTGCTCCTCATTCGTCAAACGTCTTCCACTTCTGTACTTAACCTACGGCACAGTTTGGGGTATAGGCGCATCTTTTATGTATTTTGCTAGTTTATTGATTCTGACAAAGCACTTCAAAGCGAGGTTAGCATTCGCCAATGGAATCAGTTTGGG tcaacaacagcaaatgCAATTGTGTTTGGAAACTTTTCAATTGGGTAAGAAACCGACAACgactaataatttattttctttaccttATAAGGTTCGTTTGGCGGAAGACATTGGCATCGACAAGACACGTGCATCCTTTCTTCTCACATTCGCTACAGTTGGTTCGGGATTGGGTCGGGTCACTTTCGGCCGTATCTCGGACGTACAACGCTTGAACAGAGTCTACATCGCTCAAGTTGCATTCCTTGTGGTCGGACTGAGTAACTTTGTTTTTCCCATGACAGAGTCGTATGTCGTATCTGCAGGGGATGCCTtcatttttggctttttcgGAGCGTCTTATCTGGTTTTGAACCCAGTAATCGTCTACGACATTCTTGGTCCGGATAAAGTTTCATCTGGTTTGGGTTTAATATTCTTTGCGATGGCAATTTCAGGAACTGTAGGACCCCTGATTGCTGGATGGATATTTGACTGGCTTCAGAGCTATGCAATCGCTTTCTACACCTTGGGTGCAACCACTTGCGTCTCCTCCATCTTGATAATCTTCGTTACAATTTTGATGCGAAGAAAAAGTGCATTCGATATTCCAGTAGCCGAACGGAAAATTCAgttaaaagatgaaaataacattccaataacaacaatagCATTCAAGTCCCTAATACAGTAA